The segment GCTGCCGCTTGAGCCGCTACTGCCGCCGCAACCGCCGTAACTCGCCACGCTAACACAGGCAATGAATACGCTGAATATGATAACCTTTAACCATGGCTTGTTTGTCATATATTATTCCTTTCTGTTATATAAAAACTAAGCGGGCAAAATCACTGATGTCTTGGATGTAATATAACCGGATTTACCGGGAAATCAAGCACTTTCTTATTTTTTATCTCCTGCCGAATCGCCAGGCCAGGAGCATCTCCAGACCCACCGAAACCAGCAGGATGTAGAGCAAATACTTCCACAATTGACTGGTGGATAAGTCCGAAGAATCCTTCAGCGGCAGCCCGATTGTCCCTACGGGATAAACTCCATTGTCCCTGAAATCAAGCCCTTCGGCCGGGAATATCTCAACCGAAGGAATAAATGCCTTCAGTTCCTCCAGTGTTATCTTGCGCAGGTCGCCCTCAACCGGGTTCGGATTGACCGCAAAGAAAAACCCCTGGCTGCCGCCCGAGAGGGTGTATAAACCGGCATCCCGGGTGTCGTAGCGTATGACCGAGGATGTGGAACTGAGCGCCGACGGCGCCAGTGAAATAGAATCATTTTTAGACAGGCGCAGAGTATAGTTAGCTGACGGCGACTCCGCGGAAATCTCTATCGGCTCGCCGACAATCAGGTTGCGATTCACCGCCCGGTCGCGAAACGAGGCCAAATACATGGCCAGTTGGTCAACCAGCATCACATACATCGGCCGGGCCGGCATCAGGTTCCATTCGTTATCAGCCGAGGTGCCAATAACCATCACCCGGCCCTTGCCAACGGTTTTCTCGGCTATGATGGTTGGTTTATCAGGCCGGTTGAGCCGCGCTAAAACTGTTGCCGTTACTCCCTCTTCCACCAATCCGTAATACTGATAGACCGCCAGCGTATTAAACCGCTCTTTGATGGACGAGAAGAACGCCAAGGCCGGGTGGGCTAAATCAATCTCGCCGAACCTGGCTATTTCATTGTGCGCCGGGTCGCCCTTGACCTCGCCTAACGGGCAAGGCAACAACCCGGCCCCATTATTATATAGTAATTCATTATAGGCCGCCCGGTTTACCCGGTCGCCCAAGAACACCATCAGCCCACCGCCGTTACGGACGAAATTCTCCAGCTGCTCCGCCTTATCCCGGGTCAGGAATTCCACGTTTGCCATGATAATCAGGTCATATATCCCGATTTTTATGTCCTCAGTATTTATAAACTGGGTAGCGGTGGCCGTATCAATCCGGTACGGGGAAAAGACATCGCCGCTTGTCCCGTAAGGAGCTGACTGGGCAGACGGCGCTAAGGCATAACGCAAGAAAAGAATCTCGTCCTCGGACGGCTCAATCCCTGGCTCTCCGTTAATTATCACGGTATTTATGCCATCCTTGACCGCCACCGGATACAACCGGCTGTCATCGAGCATCAGGTTATCCGAGCCCAGCTCTATCTTTACCCAATACTGGCCCGGCTCGTTAAATGTATGGATAAAGGGAACTACCACCGAATTATTTCCCGGTATCTCCGCGGTTGACGAAGCATATCTCTGCCCCTGGATAGAGAAACTAACCTGAAGCGCACCCGGCGGAGCATCAGAGTTTGAATAATTCTTTATCTCAGCATAAAAGGTAACCGGTTTCCGGGCGGTAATAATAGTCTTATCGGTATAGACGCGGCTAATCTGGGTATTGCCGGGATTGAGCGGCCCGACCTGAATAACATTTACGGGCGTCGAGCCCAGAATATCCTTTTCTTTGAGGGTATTTATTTTATCCCAGGCCACCCGCTGGTTATCGGTTACCAGATACATAATCTTCCTGGATGAGGTGGATTTGTTCAATATCTCCCGGGCCAGGGCAAACATCTTGGATATATCCGTATCATAGTCCGAGAGAGCCAGATTAGCCAGTTTGCTCCTGGCCTGTTCCATCTGGTATGCTGACTCGCTGATAAGTATTTCCGGCCGGCCTGAGATGGTGATAATGGAAAGCTTGTCGCCTTTTTCGGGCTTGAGCTGCCCCATCAACCCGGCCGCCGCCTTTTTGGCATCTTCAAATGCATTTGACATGCCCAACCGGTAACCCATACTGTAGGAATTATCTATGGCAATGACCAGATGGGTATCCGGTTCCTTGAAGAGCACGCTGCCTTTGAGATACGGCTTAGCCAGGACAAAGGCCAAAACGGTGACAATCAGCATGCGCAGGAGCAGCAGGATGAGCGATTCCATCCGGAGCCGACGCCGGTTCTTATGCAGCGCCTTCAAGAGAAAATCCATGGCCGCCCAGCGGACTTGCTGGTAGCGCCGGCGGTTCAGCAGGTGGATAATCAGCGGTATGGCCGCGGCCAGGGCCAGCCAGGCAAATAACGGATTGACAAAATTCAGCATAAATTAATAGCTCATCCAAAAATCTAACTACTTCGCCGTTCTCCGGGCCAGATAGGCGCTTAAAGCCACATCCAATTTCTGATCCGTGGTTATCAGGTTATAATCAATCCGATTGGCCTGGCAGCCACGCCTGATGCCGTCCGTAAAGTCGTTGAGCACCTTGAGATAATCGGCCTTTAAAGCAATCGGGTCAGAGGTTATATCAGAATATTCCTCCAGTCCTTCAAAACGGGTCATCCGGTTGAACGGGAACCTCATCTCAAAATCGTCCAGGATATGGAAGACAATCACATCCTGGCCCCGCGACCTGATGCGGTTCAGGCCGGTCAGAATATTATCCGGTTCATCCAGCAGGTCTGAGATAA is part of the Planctomycetota bacterium genome and harbors:
- a CDS encoding BatA domain-containing protein, encoding MLNFVNPLFAWLALAAAIPLIIHLLNRRRYQQVRWAAMDFLLKALHKNRRRLRMESLILLLLRMLIVTVLAFVLAKPYLKGSVLFKEPDTHLVIAIDNSYSMGYRLGMSNAFEDAKKAAAGLMGQLKPEKGDKLSIITISGRPEILISESAYQMEQARSKLANLALSDYDTDISKMFALAREILNKSTSSRKIMYLVTDNQRVAWDKINTLKEKDILGSTPVNVIQVGPLNPGNTQISRVYTDKTIITARKPVTFYAEIKNYSNSDAPPGALQVSFSIQGQRYASSTAEIPGNNSVVVPFIHTFNEPGQYWVKIELGSDNLMLDDSRLYPVAVKDGINTVIINGEPGIEPSEDEILFLRYALAPSAQSAPYGTSGDVFSPYRIDTATATQFINTEDIKIGIYDLIIMANVEFLTRDKAEQLENFVRNGGGLMVFLGDRVNRAAYNELLYNNGAGLLPCPLGEVKGDPAHNEIARFGEIDLAHPALAFFSSIKERFNTLAVYQYYGLVEEGVTATVLARLNRPDKPTIIAEKTVGKGRVMVIGTSADNEWNLMPARPMYVMLVDQLAMYLASFRDRAVNRNLIVGEPIEISAESPSANYTLRLSKNDSISLAPSALSSTSSVIRYDTRDAGLYTLSGGSQGFFFAVNPNPVEGDLRKITLEELKAFIPSVEIFPAEGLDFRDNGVYPVGTIGLPLKDSSDLSTSQLWKYLLYILLVSVGLEMLLAWRFGRR